One stretch of Chiroxiphia lanceolata isolate bChiLan1 chromosome 1, bChiLan1.pri, whole genome shotgun sequence DNA includes these proteins:
- the KLHL38 gene encoding kelch-like protein 38, producing the protein MEGGSTEEFLFKDQDFSSELLRQLNALRQSGMLTDVALCSGGFEIPCHRNVLASSSPYFKAMFCNDFRESRQAKVILKGIDANILDQIILYVYTGEILISTENVLCLLETASMLQYTKLFEACSAYLQDKLTPDNCLSMIRLAKILNCQSLNEKAKAMALKCFPVVASSEDLKDLCPLELIDYLGDDELCGEEEQVFEALMVWVRHDLQARQGYIQELFKKVRLQYVHPTFLFHFIANDSLVQSSPTCRSILESTWRHMFSLYGTNAPDIKPMMHVPRRYSNQEFLIIIGGRKDSQQTRDVLLYDDKTNQWLSLAKLPMHLYKASAVSLHSNIYVLGGMPISNKKSLVSGNIYIYSLKLNQWRLIEHMLVPRYSHRSLAYKNYILSFGGIGENQEILNSVERYDSVYNTCESMANMPVAVLHPAVAAKDQRVYLFGGEDVMQNPVRLIQVYHVSRNTWFRMETRVVKNVCAPAVTIGDQIIIIGGYTRRIIAYNTKDNKFVKCADMKDRRMHHGATVIKNKLYVTGGRCLTTDNVIKDLDSLDCYDPETDTWTPKGKLPHRLFDHGCLTLQCVPCSNLL; encoded by the exons ATGGAGGGGGGATCCACTGAAGAGTTTCTCTTCAAAGACCAGGACTTCTCCTCCGAACTACTGAGGCAGCTGAATGCTCTGCGGCAGAGTGGGATGCTGACTGATGTTGCCCTCTGTTCCGGGGGTTTTGAAATCCCCTGTCACCGAAATGTGCTGGCTTCCAGCAGTCCATACTTCAAGGCAATGTTCTGTAATGACTTCAGAGAGAGTCGCCAGGCTAAAGTCATCCTGAAGGGCATCGACGCCAACATTTTGGATCAGATTATCCTTTATGTTTACACAGGGGAGATTCTTATATCCACTGAGAATGTCCTGTGCCTCTTGGAGACTGCCTCCATGCTGCAGTACACTAAGCTATTTGAGGCCTGCTCTGCCTACCTTCAAGACAAGCTGACTCCTGACAACTGTCTGAGCATGATTAGACTGGCAAAAATCTTGAACTGCCAAAGCCTGAATGAGAAAGCCAAGGCTATGGCTTTGAAATGCTTTCCTGTGGTGGCCTCTTCTGAGGACTTGAAGGACCTTTGTCCCTTGGAGCTCATCGACTACCTTGGGGACGACGAACTctgtggggaggaggagcaggtcTTTGAGGCACTGATGGTCTGGGTCCGGCATGACCTCCAGGCACGACAAGGCTACATCCAAGAATTGTTCAAGAAAGTCCGGCTTCAATACGTCCATCCAACTTTCCTCTTCCACTTCATTGCCAATGACTCACTCGTTCAGTCCTCACCCACTTGCAGGAGCATCCTTGAGTCAACCTGGAGACATATGTTTTCCCTGTACGGCACCAACGCACCTGACATCAAACCCATGATGCATGTTCCTCGCCGGTACTCCAACCAAGAGTTCCTCATCATCATTGGTGGCAGGAAGGACAGCCAGCAGACGAGGGATGTCCTGCTCTATGATGACAAGACGAACCAATGGCTGAGCCTGGCCAAACTTCCTATGCACCTGTACAAAGCCTCTGCAGTGAGTTTACACAGCAACATTTATGTGCTCGGAGGGATGCCTATTAGCAATAAGAAAAGTCTGGTCAGTGGTAATATTTACATTTACTCCCTCAAACTCAATCAGTGGAGGTTGATTGAGCATATGTTAGTTCCACGTTACTCCCACAGAAGTTTGgcatataaaaattatattttatcatTCGGTGGAATTGGTGAAAACCAGGAAATCCTGAATTCTGTGGAAAGATATGATAGTGTCTACAACACCTGTGAGAGCATGGCAAACATGCCTGTTGCTGTTCTTCACCCTGCTGTTGCTGCCAAAGATCAGAGGGTCTACCTCTTTGGGGGAGAAGACGTTATGCAAAACCCTGTTCGGCTGATCCAG GTTTACCACGTGTCCAGGAATACATGGTTTCGGATGGAGACTAGAGTAGTGAAGAATGTCTGTGCACCAGCTGTCACAATTGGAGACCAGATTATCATCATAGGTG GGTACACCAGGAGAATCATTGCTTATAATACAAAAGACAACAAGTTTGTTAAATGTGCAGACATGAAGGACAGACGGATGCATCATGGGGCCACTGTCATCAAGAACAAGCTGTATGTCACAGGAGGACGATGTCTCACCACAGACAATGTCATCAAGGACCTGGATTCCTTGGACTGCTATGATCCAGAGACTGACACATGGACACCAAAGGGAAAACTGCCACACAGACTCTTTGACCATGGATGCCTTACGCTCCAGTGTGTCCCCTGTTCTAACCTTCTCTAA
- the ANXA13 gene encoding annexin A13: MGSSHSSHKHHHHGFDAERDAKKIHSACKGAGTDEKKIIEVLSSRTSEQRQQIKQKYKALYGKEMEEDLKGDLSGNFEKAVLALLDLPCEYEARELRKAMKGAGTDESLLIEILCTRNNKEIVNIKEAYKRLFDRDLESDVKSDTSGSLRKILVMVLEATRDETEQVNAELAEQDASDLYKAGEGRWGTEELAFNVVLAKRSYSQLRATFQAYEKVCGKDIEESIKSETSGDLEKAYLTLVSCAKDCPGYFATLLHKSMKGAGTDEETLIRILVTRSESDLPAIKEKFQQMYKKPLAEAVRSDTSGDFRKLLLAILH, translated from the exons TCAAGCCATAAACACCATCATCATGGTTTTGATGCAGAGCGAGATGCCAAGAAAATACACAGTGCCTGCAAAGGAGCAG GaactgatgaaaagaaaattattgaaGTCTTGTCAAGTCGAACATCGGAGCAGAgacaacaaataaaacagaagtacAAGGCTCTGTATGGCaag GAGATGGAAGAGGACCTGAAGGGAGACCTGAGTGGGAATTTTGAAAAGGCTGTGCTGGCTTTGCTGGACCTGCCCTGTGAGTACGAGGCCCGAGAGCTTCGGAAGGCGATGAAGGGCGCTGGGACGGACGAGTCGCTGCTGATTGAGATTCTCTGCACACGAAACAACAAG GAGATTGTAAACATAAAAGAGGCCTACAAACGGC tgttTGATAGGGATCTAGAGTCTGACGTTAAAAGTGACACAAGTGGCTCCCTACGGAAGATACTAGTCATGGTGCTGGAG GCAACCCGAGATGAGACCGAACAGGTCAATGCAGAGCTCGCTGAGCAAGATGCCTCAGATCTGTATAAA gcaggagaaggccGTTGGGGGACAGAGGAGCTGGCTTTCAATGTGGTCCTAGCAAAGAGGAGCTATAGTCAGCTGAGAGCTACTTTTCAAGCCTATGAAAAG GTGTGTGGGAAGGACATAGAAGAATCCATTAAAAGTGAAACATCTGGAGACTTGGAGAAGGCTTATCTGActcttg TCAGCTGTGCCAAAGACTGCCCAGGTTACTTTGCCACACTTCTGCACAAGTCAATGAAAGGAGCTGGGACTGATGAAGAGACCTTGATTCGCATCCTTGTGACCAGGTCTGAG AGCGACCTGCCAGCAATAAAAGAGAAGTTCCAGCAAATGTACAAGAAGCCATTAGCTGAAGCTGTCCGATCCGATACCTCTGGGGACTTCAGAAAGCTGCTCTTGGCAATTTTGCACTAA